The following proteins come from a genomic window of Kitasatospora sp. NBC_01246:
- a CDS encoding pyrimidine/purine nucleoside phosphorylase, whose protein sequence is MAGRRGYYVGLPSWETFRTGERFDVPADSEFQLKVEADTAYLCEYRD, encoded by the coding sequence GTGGCGGGTCGCCGAGGCTACTACGTGGGCCTGCCCTCCTGGGAGACCTTCCGGACCGGCGAGCGCTTCGACGTCCCGGCGGACAGCGAGTTCCAGCTCAAGGTCGAAGCCGACACGGCCTACCTCT